The bacterium DNA segment AACCAAAGGAGGAATCGCCATGAGGACGCTCCGCTTCGGCATCGAGATCGAGACCATCGGCCAGACCCGCGCCCGGGTGGCCGCCGCCATCCAGAGCGTGGTGGGCGGCACGGTCCAGCACGTCGGCACGCCCTACTGCTACGACCCCTACGACGTCATCGCCGAGGACGGCCGGCGCTGGCGGGTGATGGCCGACTCGAGCCTCAGCGCCGAGAAGGCCCGGCAGGCCGAGGTGGTCAGCCCCATCCTCCGCTACGGGGACATCGAGACCCTGCAGGAGGTCATCCGCGCGGTGCGGCGGGCCGGCGCGCGGGTCGACACCACCTGCGGCATCCACGTCCACGTCGACGCCGCCCGCTTCGACGCCAAGGCGCTGCGCAACCTGGTCAAGATCGTCAACAAGCAGGAGCGGCTCATCGAGCACGCCCTCGGGATCAGCGACGTCCGCCGAGCCCGCTGGTGCCGCGGGGTCGACGCGGACTTCCTCGCCAAGATCGAGAAGGACCGCCCGAGCAGCCTCGAGGAGATGAACCGGGCCTGGTACGGCTACCACAACAACAGCCCGCACCACTACGACTCGACCCGCTACCGCGGGGTCAACCTCCACAACGTCTGGTTCCGGGGGACGGTCGAGTACCGCTGGTTCGAGAGCACCCTGCACGCCGGCAAGGTGAAGGCCTACATCCAGTTCGCCCTGGCCCTGAGCGCCAAGGCGATCAACGCC contains these protein-coding regions:
- a CDS encoding amidoligase family protein encodes the protein MRTLRFGIEIETIGQTRARVAAAIQSVVGGTVQHVGTPYCYDPYDVIAEDGRRWRVMADSSLSAEKARQAEVVSPILRYGDIETLQEVIRAVRRAGARVDTTCGIHVHVDAARFDAKALRNLVKIVNKQERLIEHALGISDVRRARWCRGVDADFLAKIEKDRPSSLEEMNRAWYGYHNNSPHHYDSTRYRGVNLHNVWFRGTVEYRWFESTLHAGKVKAYIQFALALSAKAINARASSSRRRDFNPATAKYDFRVFLLKLGLIGDEFKTARLHLLARLNGSAAWKGERRDTVAYQEANG